In Cryptomeria japonica chromosome 10, Sugi_1.0, whole genome shotgun sequence, a genomic segment contains:
- the LOC131038218 gene encoding large ribosomal subunit protein eL36y, translated as MAPPQAKSGLFVGTNRGHVVTRRELAPRPSANKGKRSKRTDFVRKLIREVAGFAPYEKRITELLKVGKDKRALKVAKKKLGTHKRAKKKREEMSNVLRKMRSAGTTEKKK; from the exons ATGGCGCCTCCGCAGGCAAAGAGTGGCTTGTTCGTGGGAACAAACAGAGGACATGTCGTAACCAGGCGGGAGTTGGCACCCCGACCCTCCGCCAACAAAGGG AAGCGAAGTAAGAGGACAgattttgtgagaaaattgatCCGGGAAGTAGCGGGTTTCGCTCCATACGAGAAGAGAATAACAGAGTTGCTGAAGGTGGGGAAGGACAAGAGGGCTCTCAAGGTGGCCAAGAAGAAGCTCGGTACCCACAAGCGCGCTAAGAAGAAGCGTGAGGAGATGTCCAATGTTCTTCGCAAGATGAG GTCTGCTGGAACCACTGAGaagaaaaagtaa